The DNA segment TCAGATGAACTTTGATCCACAGAATCCAAATGATGGTGTTTTGTGCGTTTGACCCTCCAAGGTAATTTGCTAATTTAAGTACAAGGACATGCAAAAGAAATGTGCAGCATGACTTTGCAATGTGTCAGACATGCCTTATTGCAGAATGTATTATGTTGACATCCATTATGGGGACAGAAATTTGCAAAAGATGTGTTGAGTAATGACCTGAAGGACAGTGTTTCAAACCCAGAAGAGTGGAGAAGCTACAGTTTTCTTGTAACCATTGTCCATTTGCTGCACACTTAATAATGACCAGACTTCACGTGTGGCTGGTTGCATTTATTTTCTGCACCGTACACATAAATGCAGTGGGTCATTATGCGTTAACCATTATTGTCTGCATcgctctcttcctctctctcaaGAAACACCTTGCAGCTCTACTCACATCTGGGTATCTCCCCCATGTGACCAAAACCAGGAACTACACCAACACTGCAAATCTGTGTCTAGCTCACAAAATTCAGGAGCAAAATAATAtctaaacaataaaatatgaaataacataaaatgaaataacaaatAACGAAATAaacaaagttaaatgtagaggtgGCCTATTTTCCACTTTTTAACATTTCCCATGTCCTTCCCCGCAACCTTTTCTGGGTACTCCCACACATTCTTCACTGTAAACCTGATATATGAAGCATTTAGTATATGACAGATATTACACTGAGttcatgttttttcttatttatgacatatatttttaattatcaTGATGGAATGATCATCACCTGTGTTTATGTGATGACTAAAGACCACagatgacattattattattatcatgggcTTTGAAATTGTTTTAAAAACCAAGAAAAATTACAGACACCACTTTCCACCAGACTGAAGTAATACTGTTCTGACATTTATAAGCATGTTAATATACAGCCAATaatatacagacaaaaatacatgAGTGGCATTATCGTAGCGCATGTATGCCTCCTCTCCCAcagagcttaaccctttcatgcatactggtcactccagcggacagttattctacagctgttctcttatatattcatggattttgttgttctttttcttttttttttttttttacacatatctttattaaagttttaagacactacatatcttttctggcatgaactggtaacattatgtagatctctcctgagcataaacccccagaatcacaagccgtccccatagttttcacacaatttatcagtaaatacatgtttctgtgcgtcaaaaattaaacatgtggtgtccagctgggtggacatttttgtaacttcatgaaaaatacactcataagaattttttttcataattattatatttagttttattattcttattcttattatttatttatttttaaaattatttttattttattttatttttttatttattcatttttcagaagaaaattttcaatcacattgtttttttcatgcctaaagaggaataaaaacactcaggaaaaaaatttgattaaggttctcgtaatccgtgcatgaaagggttaaattgaacTTAGAGCTTTATATGACAAGTGGAACTGCATAAAGTACTTTTTACACCtctggttttgtgtttttttaacctttcattTTAGAGGgtatttttcttatgtggcctatTTGCACACATACAGTATGAAGTAATGTCttacatataaacataaataaatctagtATGAAAACCATTAACATCCCTCTCACATACATAATGTAGTGTAACACATATAATAAAATACAACCAGAGACAATGCAGCAGATACAAACTTGCTGAAAATACTTCCCCTTACTGGGTAAAATAGGTCTGTCAGATAAAGTGATAAGGTTTATCTAGTTTTAACCACTACAGCAGCAGTTGGGTCAAGTCACGTGGTTATGTAaggagtgcccgactacattttatactctaaTTCAAAAGGTATTCAagctagagacatgaataatacatcattttaaaggtattaactagtacttgaagctcataaaaagaaacaaaagctatagtgccatcttttgccataaaaatttgaaaagctgcatggttatgtagggaacaaaaattaacatctatattttcctttttttttctcaacgttttaaaagtgcagttgcaagtgtctcctaactatgaaaatttgcttagatgttctttaaggtgtttattttgataaactatggatgcattttttattttttaaatataactatgacttttggcaagagttttaaagaatggaatggttatgtagggaaagaaaagacaggtaacaaatttatacatttttatacatattttgactagatatacaaaggacacatattagctgtagaaagtgattcattaagcacatttaatgcacatttaatgCTCAGTAAAGTCTGTATATTCAGCACCAGTCATAGCATAATGTTGGCACCTTTCTCCAAGCTGACAATGACGCAGCCCCTAATATCCATATATATCATGTGCTCAtttatattaatataaataataatatatccAAGCATCCTCAGAAAAATCATCTGTCATGCATttattggctgtttttgtttcataaacCTGTCTGTAGTAGACCTACATCTTCTTTCTTTTAAGAAgtgttgttaaaatgtgagaatacGGTACACATAACATATATAGTGCATATTATATTTATACACTGTATTAGACTGAAGGTGATGAATAATAATGAGAATGTAACCAAAAACAATATTTGGAATgatattttattttgcatttcagcTGCAGAGCAAGCATAGATAGAAAGGTTAAGACTTGACTACTCTCTCTAGTACAGGCAGTGCAGAAGCCAAACTTTGTGCATGACTGTTACTCTTGACAATCCTTTGTCTTGATCGCTTTCTGGATCCAGTCACGGAATTTTGATATGTCTGTGTAGACATTGGGTACATCTGGGTATTGACAGTTACCCTGCTTGTTGAAAGACACGATGCCGACTGCAATCCCGTTGCACACCAGAGGACCACCAGAATCCCCCTGCAAGAAGGAAGCATCTTAGTTTgtttattcaatatttaattttaacCTATAACTGTGCAACATCTCCTGTAAGAGGACTGAAACCATACCTGACAGAACCCTTTGTTCGTGCCATATCCACCTGCACAGATAATATTTGCAGGAAGTGTAATCCAGCGGCTCCATATTTGAGCACAGACTTGTGGGTCAATGATAGATACGTCCGCTACCATCAGGTCATGACTGGGATCAGCACCGGTACGTTTATAACCCCATCCAGCCACTTGGCACGTTTGACGCACATTTAAATTCATGTCATGTTGTGGAATTTGGATAATGTCCACTCCATTGCTCAGCCGAGCTTTGTTAGACAGCTGGAAACACAGATCATTTTAGTTTAATGTGATTCAAATACTATAAATGTTCAGAGCAGTTAACAGCAGAGTTTAAAGTTGTGAATACGAGGATATGACGTcctgtgtttttcagtttgtcTCAACTGCGGCATGAATTATATCATTACAGCATTTCACCAAACCTACATTTTATGACTCAAACAATTATTTCATATGTTGAGCCTTAAACATCAACATTATTTTAATATGactataaaataaaacacatataacTGAATACTTACTTTCAGGAGCATGAGGTCATTACCATTGACAATGTTGTCATACTGTGGGTGTTTGCATTGTTTCTCAATCAGAATTGTTTGTCCATTATTTCTGAGATCATGGGTGCCAATAACAACACTTTTAGGTGAACTGAACaaacattaagaaaaaaagtcacgTTAATATTATAATTATACAAATATTGATGAACTATTACATTTAATACTTTGCGATATTAAAACAGTTGTAACagtatttcttttaataaatggtgctTTACGTGAAAGTCATTTAAAATTGAtttcaaatgaaataaaaatggttttaaaAGAATATGGTTACTTACTGGTCCTTGCAGTGTGCAGCAGTGAGAACAAAGTCTTCACTGATGAGGAATCCTCCACAAACATGACTGTTGATGTTCTGCACTGAGGCCATGTACAGCATGGAGCCTTCTGGGGCCTTTTCACCGTGTATGATTACACTTCCATGTACtgtaaagaacaaaataaaatcagGCTGAACTAGTTATTACAAAATTCATAAGTATGATTTCTTAAACTTACCATTTCTTCCCAAATATGTCAAAACATGAAAGAGCAGAAATCTTTGCAGACCCTGCATCATGCTAACTAGACAGATGACAATCTATCTGTGTGGTGCAGACCTTTTtatgcagctgttttttttttttttttttttttttttttcatccgcAAACGTGATTGTTATCTCATTAAACTTGACTGCCGTTGCAACATCCTTATGCCACCCCTTTTCTAAACTTGCATCACCTTTTTTTAAGAGATTGCCAGTCTATTAATGCTACCATGTGCTCATTTATATCATTCTTGTCCTGGCACATCTTCTGTTTCACACAGTGAGCAATATCACATGAAGACACTGTTTTATTATTGATTTGATCCTTTATCAGAGTTTGTCAATTGAGTGTAAAGTGAGTTTTGCATTGCTGTCAAAGAAAATGAATGGCTAATATATCCAAGCATCCTCAGAAAAATCATGCCATGTATTTATTTGCTGCTTTTGTTTCATAAACCTGTCTGTAGTAGACCTGTATCTTCTTTCTTTTAAGAAgtgttgttaaaatgtgagaatacGGTACACATAACATATATAGTGCATATTATATTTATACACTGTATTAGACTGAAGGTGATGAATAATAATGAGGATGTAACCAAACACAATATTTGGAATgatattttattttgcatttcagcTGCAGAGCAAGCATAGATAGAAAGGTTAAGACTTGACTACTCTCTCTAGTACAGGCAGTGCAGAAGCCAAACTTTGTGCATGACTGTTACTCTTGACAATCCTTTGTCTTGATCGCGTTCTGGATCCAGTCACGGAATTTTGATATGTCTGTGTAGACATTGGGTACATCTGGGTATTGACAGTTACTCCTCTTGTTGAAAGACACGATGCCGACTGCAATCCCGTTGCACACCAGAGGACCACCAGAATCCCCCTGCAAGAAGGAAGCATCTTAGTTTgtttattcaatatttaattttaacCTATAACTGTGCAACATCTCCTGTAAGAGGACTGAAACCATACCTGACAGAACCCTTTGTTCGTGCCATATCCACCTGCACAGATAGTATTTGCAGGAAGTGTAATCCAGCGACCCCATATTTGAGCACAGACTTGTGGGTCAATGATAGATACGTCCGCTACCATCAGGTCAGGGCTGGGATCAGCACCACTACGTGTATAACCCCATCCAGCCACTTGGCACGTTTGACGCACATTTGAATTCATGTCATGTTGTGGAATTTTGATAATGTCCACTCCATTGCTCAGCCGAGCTTTGTTAGACAGCTGGAAACAGAGATCATTTTAGTTTAATGTGATTCAAATACTATAAATGTTCAGAGCAGTTAACAGCAGAGTTTATAGTTGTGAATATGAGGATATGACGtcctgtgttttttcagtttgtctcAACTGCGGCATGAATTATATCATTACAGCATTTCACCAAACCTACATTTTATGACTCAAACAATTATTTCATATGTTGAGCCTTAAACATCAACATTACTTTAATATGactataaaataaaacacatataacTGAATACTTACTTTCAGGAGCATGAGGTCATTACCACTGGCAGCGCCATCATATTGAGGGTGTTTGCATTGTTTCTCAATCAGAATTCTTTGTCCATTATTTCTGAGATTATTGGTACCAATAACAACACTTCTAGGTGAACTGAAcaaacattaagaaaaaaaagtcacgttaatattataattatataaATATTGATGAACTATTACATTTAATACTTTGCAATATTAAAACAGTTGTAACagtatttcttttaataaatggtgctTTATGTGGAAGTCATTTAACCTTTCTCTTGTGTTAGGGTTGGCACCAACCCATTTCAGGTTTTAAATGTATAAATTAACCTTATAAAATTTGTtcattgcatcaaggctttttgactttgtcagggaTCTCtatttgaacaaaataatcccaaaaaaattttttttcactaaattattaaaggctctggttgaaattatgatctttgtgttgttagggttgttttcaacccagttataaaaataagattatgaagcaataattagagtcaaaactgaaatcctaagtgcactgtcagccaacacactgacagtcagCCCCTCTGCCAATCATGTGAGCTTCTGGGGATTCTCATTTTACCCTGTTATCCAGtacacctgcacaaaaacaaaacaagcaaagacgggcatgtccacatgtgaggtcagttcagtttagagttggtgacttgcagagtgcacatcgagg comes from the Sphaeramia orbicularis chromosome 4, fSphaOr1.1, whole genome shotgun sequence genome and includes:
- the LOC115417419 gene encoding mast cell protease 1A-like, yielding MMQGLQRFLLFHVLTYLGRNVHGSVIIHGEKAPEGSMPYMASVQNIHSHVCGGFLISEDFVLTAAHCKDGSPRSVVIGTNNLRNNGQRILIEKQCKHPQYDGAASGNDLMLLKLSNKARLSNGVDIIKIPQHDMNSNVRQTCQVAGWGYTRSGADPSPDLMVADVSIIDPQVCAQIWGRWITLPANTICAGGYGTNKGFCQGDSGGPLVCNGIAVGIVSFNKRSNCQYPDVPNVYTDISKFRDWIQNAIKTKDCQE
- the LOC115417420 gene encoding mast cell protease 1A-like, which translates into the protein MMQGLQRFLLFHVLTYLGRNVHGSVIIHGEKAPEGSMLYMASVQNINSHVCGGFLISEDFVLTAAHCKDHSPKSVVIGTHDLRNNGQTILIEKQCKHPQYDNIVNGNDLMLLKLSNKARLSNGVDIIQIPQHDMNLNVRQTCQVAGWGYKRTGADPSHDLMVADVSIIDPQVCAQIWSRWITLPANIICAGGYGTNKGFCQGDSGGPLVCNGIAVGIVSFNKQGNCQYPDVPNVYTDISKFRDWIQKAIKTKDCQE